ATCCTCGGGGATGCTCCCGGTGATCCCTGGGGATGCTCCCGGTGATCCTCGGGGATGCTCCCGGTGATCCCTGGGGATGCTCCCGGTGATCCTCAGGGATGCTCCCGGTGATCCTCGGGGATGCTCCCGGTGATCCTCAGGGATGCTCCCGGTGATCCTCGGGGATGCTCCCGGTGATCCCTGGggatgctccccctgcccaggtcTGTGCCCACCCCCGGAGCTCGGGGGATTcaggctccaggctgggctggctccccGGAGCCGTGCTCAGCTGCCGGACGctggctgtgtcccagctggagGGGCTGCCAGCCCTCGGCCACTGCGCTGTCCCTCGCTGTCCCCACCCGGCCGTTTGCTCAGCCTGACAAGTCAGCATCTGATGGAGCCGCTGCCGTTTGGGTCCCTCGGGGATTATGAGATGACTGCAGCAGGTCCCAGCTATTCTCTGCAGCCCGGCATGTTGTTGCTTCATTAAACGCCAAATTGTTACATTAATTCTAACTGCCCTGTAGAGATGTAGCTGTCAGGAATGATTTACTCACCTCCAGCTGACTCGGAGCCTTtttccaggctctgcagaggcGCTGGAAGAGGCCAGCGCCTGGGTGGGAGTAGGATGCAGGATTTGTGTCCAGCCAGATACCGGGtctgccctccctgcagggacagggacactctTCAGATCTCAGTGGAAGAAGAACCAGGGAGCTAAAAAACGCGTGGAATTTGCTTTTGCTGAACCGTGGGCGGCCGGTGAGACAATTTTCCTATTAACAGGCAGCATCTTTGTTGGAATATTTACTGAGATCAAATCTCTGGGGCTCTCCCTCGTGCCACCcggcagctctgcctgtgctgcaggaggatCCAGAGGTTTTCCTGCCCTGTTCCCAAAGACTGTGATTTGTGCAGGGGGAGGTGATGTGAGACATGAGGACGGTGGGAACACTTTTGCTCAGATGCTCGGATGCATCTGGGAGCAGCCACCAGAAGGGACCCGAGGGTGAGCTGGCCCTGTccaccctccctgctccctgtggacGAGGGGTTTCACCTGGCCCACGCCCCCACAAGGGACACTGAGGTCCCCAAACTCTGTGCCCAAGCTCTCGGCCCCCATCTTGTCACCTCCTCCCCTGGCTCAGACTGGGTAGGAGAGGAGGTGTTTGTCCCCTGGGACAGGGATTTGGTTTCATTGGCCTCACACGGGAAAtccagataagaaaaaaaaaaaaataaaaataactgcttCTACAGTTTGACATAAAAATCTAAACATTTCTGTAGGGAACACAAGTTTAGGCACAAAGGTGTttaggaagggggaaaaaattaatatagTAGATTTTCCTCATTGAGAAGATAAAAATTTTCCTGCCTCCCATGTCATGCACTGATGGAAATCAGTGGAGGTTATAAAGCCACCTGCAAATTGAGCAGTGCAAACCTCCCCttgctggctctgcctgggtTTTACAAGCTGTCAGGCAGTTGGACAGTGCTACTTTTATTTGCCTCTTccaaattgcttttctttttaacgGGAAGAAAGCATTTATATTAATGGAATCCTTGAGCCTCGGCCCTGAAAGGAGAGGCTGAAATGCAATCCCTGAATTTGAGCTCAGGACACTCGGGGAGCTCTtctccctgctcagagcagcacaagcACTGACAGCTTCCAGCCCCGTTCTGCCTCTGAGAGCAAAGCACAAAAGCAGGGGCGAGATttgcatttcctcctttcttAAATTCAGCCGTcccctgggaattcccaggggGAGAGGGACAGCAGAGCCCGTTATTTACTGGAAGGGAAACGATGAGAAAAAATATCTATAAAACACAGGTTCAATTATTGCAGTTATTAGATTGGTTTTGTAACAACAGAATTATCCTAAAATCAACTgcatttctgtctttctgttgttatttcttaatttttaggaaataagagtatttcagagtattttttttcagtcttttataTGAAATTATTATGAATAATTGAACTGCCAAAGTATTTTGATGCAAAATGCCTGCCTAGATTAGGTGAGGGCATTTTTAGACACAGAATTCTTGAATAtacaaacttttattttctcttccagtgATGTTCTGCAATCTGCTTGTTTAAAATCCCACAGTTTCCTATTTATTCCATAAATTTCCATAAGAAATGTCCTTGTGATGTAACTACAGGCTGGCAGCAACAGTTGTCTCTTTATTATTCACTTctagagaaggaaagagaagctgCCGAGCCCAGCTTTGGATTCAGGAGCTCAGAAAAGTGAAGGAGGCAAAATTTTGCCTGGGGTTTATCCTGTCCCTGCCATGTGTTTATCTGGGTATGTATTtgtgtataaatatatgtgtaaatataaatatatatatatatatgtgtatgtatatgcatatgtTTGGTCAAACTCACTCCCTTaggaattttttctctttctttctgatttctctctgaaatatttctgtatctgGGTTTCATGTTCACAACTTTCTGCAGACAGACAACATCAGACTCTATTTCCTGTTGCTGTATCAGACACCACGTTTGGcacaaatgctgaaaaataacaATTTCCCATCAAAAATATGATCAAATCAGAGCAATCCTGTTCACATCCCCCAAGGACTGCCAGCTCCCCATATTctcattttgttgttgttccaAAGCATTCCCACGTCAGTGGGTTTGCTCCTCTGTTGAAAGGGAATATTCCAACACTTTGTTCACTCATGGCATCAGGTTTTAAGAGCTTTTACTTTcagtttttttatttactgataTTGATGCGAATTTAGCAAAAGACTGTTGAAAGTTTAGCTGACAAATTTATTCGTAATCTTGAAGTATTTGATCATCAGAGAGAAAGCgagaatataaataaaagacaCTGGACATCCACATAATCTACAGTTAATTCCATAATTTTTTACAGATAACAATATACATATTGTCTTGCCTTTCCTCACAATCAGCTTGCACGATACTTGTGGAAACACACAAATGCCTGGAACAGAGACGTGTCCCCAGGGAAGGGGGTGCTCATTCCAGCAGTGACTGGGGAGGGGCTCATCTCAAACCAGCCCGACCTCCCGAGAAGGTTTTTGGCAACAAGACATCAGGGTGATTTTTGAGACACTTTGCAGTAAAACTGATGTGAAGAAATGTGAAGGAAAAGCGTAAGATCCGCAACCCAGATCCACCACCAGTGTCCCTGGGTCAAGAAAATTCACCTCTTGACCTCGTGACAAACGTGGAATTAATTGGTAATAAATACATCTATTCACGGTTTAATGCTTATATGGAAGAGTCAACCTAGCAATCTAAGAATTGAAAAGGGGAGAAGCAGAATTAACGTatgattttcattttacaaaggAAAAGGGCTGTTGATTGATGATTGGCATATTAAAGAgcatttcattttagaaaagtTAATGTAAAttcaaagtaaaacaaaacataccGCCTTGGTGCGCTGTTAAAAAATCTGTTGGAAGAACAGAGAAGTTTCCTACCATGGATTTCTGAAGTGATTCACTATGAACATTTCTCCTATAGAAATATAGACATTGTCACACCTTTCACCGTGGatgaggattttattttcccttaaaaatgCTTCGGTGTGGATGGGTGATGAAGCAAGTCCTTGCTTTGGAGAATGCACTGACAACAAAACGCAAAATACCTCATATCAAATCTGTAAAGCACAAGTCTTGGTGTTTGGTAAAGACACGAGAATCAGTTTGGTTTggatgctccaggtgccagcagctgcagtgccagctccttTGTCCACCATCCTCTGCCAGGGTCACCTCCAGAatcccctctgctccctccacGCCCCGCTCGGCACTCAGGGCTCATCCCTCTGTCCTTTCCAAGAGCAGGTGGCGTTTAACAGCACCCAGtcctttcccttcccactgcctgGGGGTGGCCCCTGTATCAAAACTGAGCGTGGTCGACCTCATCCAGCCATGAGGCCGGGCTGGCCGGGAAATCCGGGTACCCCCCGCTGCTGCCCGTGGAGAGGTCGGAGCTCGGTCCGTTCCCGGCCAGGACCCTCATGGGCTGGGGCACGCCTTGTCCGCTCTGTCCCATGATGGCCAAGCCGTTGTCTGGGTAAACCAAGCTGGAGATTAAGGGCTGGTGGCCTGGCAGTGCttgcagggatgctggggacGGGGGGATCCCGTAGGGGCTGCTGGAGCGCAGGTCGTGGTACTGGTCCTGAGCTGGGATCCCGCTGTGGTCCAGGGAGAAGCTCCCGTTGGTGCCAGCCTGcctccccagagcaggggaTGCTTCGTTGAGATTGCTGTAAATCCCGTTGGAATGGCTCATTTCGGACATGGAGGGCTCATCTGAAAGGGAAGAGGACTGGTTTTACTGGGAGAACAGTGCTGGGGTGGACTGGTTTTACTGGGAGAGCGGCGGTCACTCAGGAGCTCCTGCAAGCTCCGGGTATAAACAGATTAAAAGGATGGGAGCTGAGCAGCCACGCTCTTCCACTCGTAATTCCTTATTATTCCCATCCTTGTTGAGAGATCTTCATAGGCAGCCGcaggattattatttttttctgaatacaaACATCTAATGGATCTTGGATTTTGAAAATATGCGTGAACAgtacatattaaaatataagactgtgatttaaaaataattctttaaagGGAAAGTTAATTCAATGTCTTTCCACCTTTTGTTTCCATGTCGTTTTGAGATTTATCTTGAATTTTTAGTATCACTTTTAGGAGCTGCCCGAACCAGTGCAAGATATTCCATTGCTCATGAAAAGAGATATTAAATTAAGGTATTTGTCTGCTCAGGAACCAGCTAATGAAATCACAGGAATACAGAATGTATTTATATGTCTTAAAAACACTCCTGAAAAAtgagcaatatttttaaagttcccAGCAAAAATTGTTTGCATTCGTTAGGGGCTTTATGGACAGTGAGAGCTGCTCTGTTGCCTGGGATACAAACCTGTTTGTGGCATCGAGTTCTCAATAACTGTTCGACATTTTTTAGTTATTATTTATAGACTATTCATATTTAATGAGCAGATACACTGTGTGTATAAACAGACTcgaaaatcaaataatttttaggAGCACGGGAGAGGAGCTGAGATGAAAAAGTGCGTGTTTATATAAATACACAGTCTGTGTAAATATATACAGAGCTTTGCATTTCAGTTTCTCTCCCATTCCTAAAAACGATGCAAAAATTTGGgatggagctctgggctggagtTGGGGTTGTGTAGAACATGTCCCTGCAAATGTCACCTGGCCCAGggccctgtccctgtgggtCTGGAGACTGCGGGGTGAGGCTGTGCAGGACCAGAGCTGCTGTTGGTCTGTCCTGGGTTTGTCACCAGAAATCTCAGCTCCAAAAAAGGGACACTGCTGCAGAAGCCACCTAACATGCAACAATTTCCCTTTTGCTGCACAGGTACAGCTCCCACAGGAATGAGGAGTCCTAGCGAGCAACTGCACAAATAAAACCATCCCTAAATAAGACCATAAAAAATTATATGTATATCACACTCGTTTTCCTATAGAAACATTCAGTGGTTCTGGGCTTCCCGGCTTTTGTATTTCCAAGAATCCCTTGAAAAGGCCGTGTCTGATAGCGGCTCTGACACTGCAGTGCCTGCCCGGGGAGTTCTCCCTGCTCATCCCACAGTTTTTGGGCCCCCGCGGTTCCTCGGCTCCGGTTCCCCCCGCGCTGAATCCCGCGGCTCTGCCGCTTGGTTTCACGCACGGTTTTACCGCTGACAATTCTGTCACGGCACCGAGGGGGCTGAAAGCAGCCGGGACACGGCCGCAGCTTTGCGGGGAGGACACAGCCCGAGCCCGGACCGACCTGTGAAAGAAACCTCGGCATCGCTGTCGGGCCCCTCCTCCTGGATGCTGTCCTTGTCGGACTTGGATGTCCCCCGGGATCGCTTCATGTTCCTGAAGTACTGCCCCCACCTCTGCCTCCCCGCGTCCTTCTTCAGCCTTTTCTCCTTGGCCCTGCGGTTCTGGAACCAGACCTGCGAGCGGGGCACACCGGGGAGCTCCGTGCCTgcggggccgccccccgcccgccgcccccggcccgctcCGGACCCCGCTCTCACCTGCACCACCCGCATGTCCAGCCCCGTCTCCGACGAAAGCTGCTCCCGGACGTGCCGGGCCGGTTTGGGCGAGTTGTTGTAAGCGTTTTTTAGGGTCTCCAGCTGCTTGGCGGTGATGGTGGTGCGGGGCCTCTTGGCCGTGGACTCAGCCTCTGCGGACACGGGGCGAAGTGGGGGCGAAGTTACCACGGGGCGGACCCGGGACCCCGGACCCTCCCCGGGCTCTCCCGGCTCCCTCCCGCCCGCTGTGCGAGCCTGTCCCGGAGGGCAGGAGcgccctgctgtccccaggaagGGACAGGGCAAGGGGTACCTCTCTGTTTGGCCGTCTCGTAGTCCGCCTTGCAGACCAGCCTGCTGTCCTCCATGAGGTAGAACTCGTCGCCGGTGGCCAGCTGCCGCTTGCAGACGATGCAGGCGAAGCAGTGCAGGTGGTAAACGAAGTCCTGTGCCCGGCGCACCACCTGGGTCGGGGGGATGCCCTGCTGGCAGGCGGCACACTTCGTCCCGAAGCGCCTGAGCAGGGGGGACAAGCGGCGGCCGCTGAGCCGGGGGAGGCCGGGCACGGTCCCGGCCGGACCCGGCGCTGTCCCGGTGTCGCTGTCCCGGTGTCGCTGTCCCGGTGTCGCTGTCCCGGTGCTGAACCCCGAACGCGCCCGTGCTGTGACACCCACCCGGCCCCCGTCCCTTCCCGTGCCGTCCCCACTCACTTGAAGAAATCTTCCTTGCAGTAGACGCCGTCCCCGCGGCTGAAGCACTTCTCGGCCAGCTGCGTCTGGCAGTCGGAGCATTTCAGGCACTTGCTGTGCCAGTGCCGGTCCAGGACTTTGAGGATGAACCTGTCCACGATGTGCTGGTTGCAGCCGGCGCACAGCGGGATCTCTGCGGGGAGGCAGCCCCGGTCAGCCCCGGCGGCCCCTCCGCCTCCTCgaccggcccggcccggggctgCTGCCGACCGACGGCGGACCCGGGGGTGGCCCGAGGAACGGCAcgaaaaaaatcattattcgTTCAAATTCGTTGTCGCCGCTTCGCGGAGAGCAGCGAGCTCCCGCACCGAGCGCACTCCGGGAGAAGCGGCCGGGAGATCCGGCCGGGAGAACCGGGATAAACAAGAAGGAAAGTGATGGAAACGGAATTAACCCCCCGAGCGAGCCGCCGGCAAAGCTGTAATTATCCCAggatctttttccttttcttaaaaaaaaaggaactttcCTAAACTTCCAAAATTCACCTGCGAGCAACTGCGGGGTAGCCCGAATGAAAGAAACTACTAAAAAATACAAGAattgcactgaaaataaaaacacacgGCAGTCTTGTCCCGTCCCCCTCAAGATACCGAGAGAGATCATACCGAGAGAAATAGATAAGGATACAGTTATGGAGAAAtagagatataaaaataaacagatacaGCAGTTAGAGAGTGAAATGTACAGATATACAGACACAAATACACAGATTTCAGTATACAGGTATAGATAGAAATAAGTAAGTGAAAATATGGATATGAGGTACATAAATACAGATATATCGATATAAATATAGGCGGAGAGATGTATGACAGGGCTGTACAGAAACAGATAGATACGGACACGGGAGTATTTCTATGCAGAGATAATTATCCGTAGAGCTACGGAGCTGGATCGCAGTGCACAGGGGTAAGAATTGGACTTAATAATCGTTATCCTTAACAATTCACCCCGtccaaacaaacaaccccaacAGCGGCAGCGCTAAAGGCAGCGGCTCCGGCCAGGACAGAGCTCCGGCACCGGCAGCGGGCGAACAAATCCCGCAATGTCCCGGTCCAGCCCGGCCCGCGGCTCTTACGCTGCATGGCGATCCGCGGCAGCTCCGCTCCCTCAGGAGGGCCGCGGGCTCTGGAGCATCTTCCGCGGGGCGCGGGGGCCGCTCTCCCCCCGCCGgacaccccccccaaaatcacGGCGGCTGCTGTCCCCCGCTCCGACCGCTGCCACCCCCGCGCCGCCGGGGATTTAATTCGCTAAAGCGGGTTATTTTTAGGTGCCGGTCTGAAGCGCCGGGCAGGGCATGGCGGTGAGCTGTATttaatcccccccccccccgcccccggcaCATCCCCTCCCGCCGCCCCTTCCCGGCTGCGCTCGGCGGGAGGGACGCGGCTCCTCCGGGCCGCTCGGGAACGAGCCCCGacggggccggcggcgggcgggggtcGCAGCGCCGGCCGCTGGCCCGAACTCGTTGTGAGCCGCGATTTTCAGCCGGTCTGGGCAAAGCACCCCGCGGTTCGGTCCCCCCCCTCGGCCACGGTAAGCCCCGCCGAGCCCTTCCCCGACGGAGCCGAGGACCGCGGGGCCGTGAACGGCATCGTGTCCTGCGGGAAAACGGTGTTTTCGTCCTTCGTTCTACCGGGGGCTCCATTTCGGCGGTGTCGCCTCCGCCCCTGGAGAGcacaagcagctcccagctgccgGGTGAAACGCGCAGCTGCCGCGATGTGAGCACCGCGGAGAGCCCACGGGGACGGCCACGGAGAAGCGAACCGGGCTAGAACCAGGGGCACCGGCCCGTTCACGGCGGCTGCGGGGCTGCGCGGTCGGTCCCGCTCACGGTGTCACCTCTAATCCCGCACATCGgcggagccccggccccggtTCGTcgttgaattttattttttttttttaagccacaTCGACCGCTCCCGATGTTGGCAAGAACCGGGACGGCCCCGTTCCAGGACCGGACCCGCTGTCCCGAACCGCGCTCTGCCTCTCCCGTTGAGCCCCGGAGCCCCGGCCACGCCGGGGGAGCGCAGCCCGGTTCTCCCCGCCCCGACAGGGCTGGCCCCGTTCGTTCAACGAACGTCTAAGAGAAGAATTAACGGAGTTTTTCTAAAGTGGGGAAAAAGCCCCGTGGGAGCCGGGCAGGCGGGCGAGGGTAGCTCCCGCAGTCGGAGGGAACCGTCGGGCGGTAGGAAGTCCCCGTTTCATCCCTGTTCTCGTTGAGCAGGGAGCCGTGGGAGCCCGGGGCAGGAGGCACCGCTCCGCCGGGCTGGGCAGAGCTCCCGTTAGCGCGGGGCAGCCGCCGCCTTTCCCCGGGATCGGGGGAAGCCCCAGGCCGGACCCGACGGGACCCAAACGACACCGGGAGCAGCCGCGGGGCCGGCAGCGTACGGGGGGCAGCGAGGGGAGCTCTGATATCGGGGACGAGGCAGGTGAGAACGAGAGAGAGCGCGGGGCGTGCGGGACGGCCCGGGACGGATCCCCCGATACCGTCGGGCCGCCCTTCCCCGCAGCCGGCCCCGACGGCGCCCCCGGGAACGCGGAACCGGCACAGACGGAGCCCGGCGCTCCCAGAGCATCCGCCGGTGCCTCCGCGGGGGGATGCGGAGATCTGCGCGCCTCCCCCTCACCTGGGCTCCGCGGGAAGGGGCAGAGCTCCGCTGCCTTCTCCGAACCGGCGCGGACCCGCTCCAGCAGCATCGCGGCCTCCGTGGGCGCCGTCCGAAGTGCGCGGGTGGCTGCGGAGGAGTGGCGGAGCGGCGCGGAGGGGCGCGCAGGGAGCGGCGCGGGGCTGGGCGGAGcgggggggcgcggggggcgggccgggggcggcaCCGGGCCGCAGCTGGGCCGCGGTTCACCGCCGGGCTCTTTAGCATCACAAAAGCGGCGGGGGAAGCGCTGGCTACTCCGCCCCACGCGTGGCCGCGCCCGACTCGTGGGCTCGGGCTGCAGCCGCCCACTATCGGGACCAAAGAAGCCCCGGGACCCCCGCACGAAAGGGGTCGGGGGAGCCGCCGTCGGGGGGATCCTCCGCCCGGGCCCGGCTGTCCCCCCGGCCGCCCCCGAGCCCCGATTTCGTTTGTCCCCTCGCGGAGCGGCTCCCCCGACGCCGCCCGTGGGCAGCGGGGGCGGCTCTTTCCCCGCCGCTAATTAATTAACGAACGCGGAGGGGGAGTGGGAGTCTGCCCCGGGGAGGTTAATTGCGCTAATTGAAGACGGGGCGGACGCGGACGGAGTGTGTGTGCGCGGAACACGTGGGGATGTGCGGGAGCGCGGGTGCGAGGTGCGCGTTCCCCACGGGTGCAGGTGTGCTCTGCTCCATCGCACCTCGCGTTTCCGCCTGTGCGGAGCTGTCGGTGCGGCCTCAGGGCCGTGTTTGTCTGGGAAGAGCCCCGTGCGTGTGCGCACCGCTTGCCGCAGGCAGCCGGAGCTGATAATTGTGGTTGTTACTGCGAGCCCGTTAATCCCCTGAATCCCTTTACCTCCTGCTCGCAGGGGATTACAAATTAATAAAAGCAGCTTAGGGGCGGGAGCCTCGAAACTCGCATATGCTCCTGCCGACGGTAGCTCCGGGACTTTCGCCCTCTCCTAGGGGCGGCCGTGGAGCCCTCGGCGAGCCCCCGACCACGAGGCACCCACCCCGGGGTGCCAGACCATCCTCCCCTCCTCCGGGTCCTGCGGGGCAGAGGGGCGGGTCAGGGCTGTCCCCTGGGATGGCTCATCTGGACGGGGACAGGCTCCAGTCTGCGGGACAGCTCAGCCTTGTGTGCCTGGGAAATGCAGGGAGACGCTTTGGGGGCCACCAGGATTGGGGTCCCCAAATGAAGTATCCCAGGAATGTCAGGCGGGAGTTGGGCTCCAGGTCCTGCCCGAGTGTGACCAATTCCGTGCTGCAGTGACACCGGGTGCCACCTGCATGGACACCTGGCTCTCCCCAGGGCCATGAACTTCTGGGGGCAGCTGATGACCCACACGGTCCCTTTTAAGCTCGGTTTTTAAGTGGATTTTTAGTCTGAGCCTCTAAGGAAGCGCTTTAAGCAAACCTGTGAGTGGTGGTGCCGGGTACAGGACAGGGGTGGGACAGCTGTGGccggggaggagggagggcagggtcTGTGTCCCACTCAGGACAGGGGAAGGGGCTGTGTCCCACtcaggacagggagcaggggctgtgtcCCACTCAGGACAGGGGAAGGGGCTGTGTCCCACTCAGGACAGGGGGCAGAGGCTGTGTCCCACTCAGGACGGGGGGAAGGGTCTGTGTCCCACTCAGGACAGGGGGAAGGGTCTGTGTCCCACTCAGGACAGGGGAAAGGGGCTGTGTCCCACTCAGGACAGGGGGAAGGGTCTGTGTCCCACTCAGGACAGGGGAAGGG
The nucleotide sequence above comes from Cinclus cinclus chromosome 19, bCinCin1.1, whole genome shotgun sequence. Encoded proteins:
- the LHX3 gene encoding LIM/homeobox protein Lhx3, with product MLLERVRAGSEKAAELCPFPRSPEIPLCAGCNQHIVDRFILKVLDRHWHSKCLKCSDCQTQLAEKCFSRGDGVYCKEDFFKRFGTKCAACQQGIPPTQVVRRAQDFVYHLHCFACIVCKRQLATGDEFYLMEDSRLVCKADYETAKQREAESTAKRPRTTITAKQLETLKNAYNNSPKPARHVREQLSSETGLDMRVVQVWFQNRRAKEKRLKKDAGRQRWGQYFRNMKRSRGTSKSDKDSIQEEGPDSDAEVSFTDEPSMSEMSHSNGIYSNLNEASPALGRQAGTNGSFSLDHSGIPAQDQYHDLRSSSPYGIPPSPASLQALPGHQPLISSLVYPDNGLAIMGQSGQGVPQPMRVLAGNGPSSDLSTGSSGGYPDFPASPASWLDEVDHAQF